From Panthera uncia isolate 11264 chromosome X, Puncia_PCG_1.0, whole genome shotgun sequence, the proteins below share one genomic window:
- the LOC125931788 gene encoding putative P2Y purinoceptor 10 isoform X2, which translates to MNSTSSFNNKFFSYQQNLCRPELGFFTPNSLQRNRSANPDKAPGFWSALLIVTSWRDYNSTAYLDEYTEIFKMGSNSTSNAETDCNATNVTFQNSLYATTYILIFIPGLLANSAALWVLCRFISKKNKAIIFMINLSVADLAHVLSLPLRIYYYISHHWPFPKALCLLCFYLKYLNMYASICFLTCISLQRCFFLLQPFRARDWKRRYDVGISAAIWIIVGTACLPFPLLRSTYSSNNNQSCFADLGYKKMNTVALVGMITVAELAGFVFPVVIIAWCTWKTTISLRQPPMAFQGISERQKALRMVFMCAAVFFICFTPYHINFIFYTMVKETIISSCPIVQSTLYFHPFCLCLASLCCLLDPILYYFMASEFRDQLSRHGNSVTRSRLMSRESGSSMIS; encoded by the exons ATGAACTCAACTTCCTCTTTCAACAACAAATTTTTCAGTTATCAGCAGAATCTGTGCCGCCCAGAGTTAGGCTTTTTCACTCCCAACTCCCTGCAAAGAAACAGGAGTGCTAATCCCGACAAGGCTCCAGG ATTCTGGAGTGCATTGCTGATAGTCACATCATG gagGGATTATAATTCCACGGCTTACCTTGATGAGTATACTGAAATATTCAAGATGGGTAGCAACAGTACCAGCAATGCTGAGACTGACTGCAATGCTACAAATGTGACATTTCAGAACTCCCTTTATGCAACTACCTACATCCTCATATTCATCCCTGGTCTTTTGGCCAATAGTGCAGCCTTGTGGGTTCTGTGCCGCTTcatcagcaagaaaaataaagccatcaTTTTCATGATCAACCTCTCTGTGGCTGATCTTGCTCATGTGCTGTCTTTACCTCTCCGGATTTACTATTACATCAGCCACCACTGGCCCTTCCCGAAGGCCCTCTGCCTGCTGTGCTTCTACCTGAAGTATCTCAACATGTATGCCAGCATTTGTTTCCTGACGTGCATCAGCCTTCAGAgatgtttttttctcctccagcCCTTTAGGGCCAGAGACTGGAAGCGTAGGTATGATGTAGGCATCAGTGCTGCCATCTGGATCATCGTGGGAACAGCCTGCTTGCCATTTCCCCTTCTGAGAAGCACCTACTCATCCAACAACAATCAGTCCTGTTTTGCTGATCTTGGTtacaagaaaatgaatacagtggcTTTGGTTGGAATGATTACAGTTGCTGAGCTGGCAGGATTTGTGTTCCCAGTAGTTATCATCGCATGGTGTACCTGGAAAACGACTATATCCTTGAGGCAGCCACCAATGGCTTTCCAAGGAATCAGTGAGAGGCAGAAAGCACTGCGGATGGTTTTTATGTGTGCTGCAGTCTTTTTCATCTGCTTCACTCCTTAtcatattaactttattttttacactatggtgaaggaaaccatcatTAGCAGTTGTCCCATTGTCCAAAGCACACTGTATTTCCACCCCTTTTGTCTATGCCTTGCAAGTCTCTGTTGTCTTTTGGATCCcattctgtattatttcatgGCCTCAGAGTTTCGTGACCAACTATCTCGCCATGGCAACTCTGTGACCCGTTCCCGCCTTATGAGCAGGGAGAGTGGTTCATCAATgattagctaa
- the LOC125931788 gene encoding putative P2Y purinoceptor 10 isoform X1 produces the protein MNSTSSFNNKFFSYQQNLCRPELGFFTPNSLQRNRSANPDKAPGRDYNSTAYLDEYTEIFKMGSNSTSNAETDCNATNVTFQNSLYATTYILIFIPGLLANSAALWVLCRFISKKNKAIIFMINLSVADLAHVLSLPLRIYYYISHHWPFPKALCLLCFYLKYLNMYASICFLTCISLQRCFFLLQPFRARDWKRRYDVGISAAIWIIVGTACLPFPLLRSTYSSNNNQSCFADLGYKKMNTVALVGMITVAELAGFVFPVVIIAWCTWKTTISLRQPPMAFQGISERQKALRMVFMCAAVFFICFTPYHINFIFYTMVKETIISSCPIVQSTLYFHPFCLCLASLCCLLDPILYYFMASEFRDQLSRHGNSVTRSRLMSRESGSSMIS, from the exons ATGAACTCAACTTCCTCTTTCAACAACAAATTTTTCAGTTATCAGCAGAATCTGTGCCGCCCAGAGTTAGGCTTTTTCACTCCCAACTCCCTGCAAAGAAACAGGAGTGCTAATCCCGACAAGGCTCCAGG gagGGATTATAATTCCACGGCTTACCTTGATGAGTATACTGAAATATTCAAGATGGGTAGCAACAGTACCAGCAATGCTGAGACTGACTGCAATGCTACAAATGTGACATTTCAGAACTCCCTTTATGCAACTACCTACATCCTCATATTCATCCCTGGTCTTTTGGCCAATAGTGCAGCCTTGTGGGTTCTGTGCCGCTTcatcagcaagaaaaataaagccatcaTTTTCATGATCAACCTCTCTGTGGCTGATCTTGCTCATGTGCTGTCTTTACCTCTCCGGATTTACTATTACATCAGCCACCACTGGCCCTTCCCGAAGGCCCTCTGCCTGCTGTGCTTCTACCTGAAGTATCTCAACATGTATGCCAGCATTTGTTTCCTGACGTGCATCAGCCTTCAGAgatgtttttttctcctccagcCCTTTAGGGCCAGAGACTGGAAGCGTAGGTATGATGTAGGCATCAGTGCTGCCATCTGGATCATCGTGGGAACAGCCTGCTTGCCATTTCCCCTTCTGAGAAGCACCTACTCATCCAACAACAATCAGTCCTGTTTTGCTGATCTTGGTtacaagaaaatgaatacagtggcTTTGGTTGGAATGATTACAGTTGCTGAGCTGGCAGGATTTGTGTTCCCAGTAGTTATCATCGCATGGTGTACCTGGAAAACGACTATATCCTTGAGGCAGCCACCAATGGCTTTCCAAGGAATCAGTGAGAGGCAGAAAGCACTGCGGATGGTTTTTATGTGTGCTGCAGTCTTTTTCATCTGCTTCACTCCTTAtcatattaactttattttttacactatggtgaaggaaaccatcatTAGCAGTTGTCCCATTGTCCAAAGCACACTGTATTTCCACCCCTTTTGTCTATGCCTTGCAAGTCTCTGTTGTCTTTTGGATCCcattctgtattatttcatgGCCTCAGAGTTTCGTGACCAACTATCTCGCCATGGCAACTCTGTGACCCGTTCCCGCCTTATGAGCAGGGAGAGTGGTTCATCAATgattagctaa